A region from the Beduinella massiliensis genome encodes:
- the greA gene encoding transcription elongation factor GreA produces the protein MANEVKHQVVTQEGLKKLMDELEYNKTTRRTQIAEQIKVAISFGDLSENAEYDSAKNEQANLEQKIAELENTIRNAIVMDEADINTDVVGFGTTVKIVDVEEGDEEEYSIVGGPEADPMNNKISNESPVGAALMGRHKGEEVVVQTPSGPWKVRIEDIFLQ, from the coding sequence ATGGCCAATGAAGTCAAGCATCAGGTTGTCACCCAGGAAGGCCTCAAGAAGCTGATGGACGAGCTGGAGTACAACAAGACCACCCGGCGCACCCAGATCGCGGAGCAGATCAAGGTGGCGATCTCGTTCGGCGACCTGAGCGAGAACGCAGAGTATGATTCCGCGAAGAACGAGCAGGCGAACCTCGAGCAGAAGATCGCTGAGCTGGAAAATACCATCCGCAACGCCATCGTCATGGACGAGGCGGACATCAACACGGACGTCGTCGGCTTCGGAACGACCGTCAAGATCGTGGACGTCGAGGAGGGCGACGAGGAGGAATACTCCATCGTCGGCGGCCCGGAGGCCGACCCGATGAACAACAAGATTTCCAACGAATCGCCGGTCGGCGCGGCGCTGATGGGCCGCCACAAGGGCGAGGAGGTCGTCGTGCAGACGCCCAGCGGCCCCTGGAAGGTTCGCATCGAGGACATCTTCCTCCAGTAA
- the tkt gene encoding transketolase: MTPMDKRCIDTIRVLAADTVQKAKSGHPGAPMGMAPMAYALWQKEMRHNPKNPSWQNRDRFVLSSGHASALLYTLLHLYGYGLTMDDLKQFRQWGSKTPGHPEYRHTAGVETTTGPLGQGVANAVGFAMAEAHLAAKFNRPGYEIVNHYTYAVCGDGCMMEGISSEAASLAGTLGLGKLILLYDDNEISIEGDTDIAMREDVPARFSAYGWHVQKVSDGNDADEIAAAVEAAKQDARPSLIVVPTVIGYGCPAKAGKASAHGEPLGEENLAATKAFLGMPQESFAVEDAVYAHAAEKIAQGAQDEAEWDALFARYAAEYPELAKEWALWHADKLPVDIEAEADLWRYEGPAATRATSGTALNKLSQMVPNFFGGSADLAPSNKSDIKGAGDFSRENYAGGNIHFGVREHAMAAICNGIALHGGLRAYAATFFVFSDYMKNAMRMSALMKIPVTYILTHDSIGVGEDGPTHEPVEHLAGLRAVPDLLVFRPADGKETTAGWEVALQNGLPTCLVLTRQNLPQYEGSGKAALKGGYVLADSEKATPDVILMASGSEVEQVMGARELLRAKGVDARVVSMPCMELFDAQDAAYRERVLPSAVRARVAMEAGVSMPWYKYVGMDGAVIGLDHYGASAPAKVLFEQFGFTAEHACEEALRVLGRS; the protein is encoded by the coding sequence ATGACACCGATGGACAAGCGCTGCATCGACACCATCCGCGTGCTGGCGGCGGACACCGTGCAAAAGGCCAAATCCGGCCATCCGGGCGCGCCGATGGGCATGGCGCCCATGGCCTACGCGCTGTGGCAGAAGGAAATGCGCCATAACCCCAAGAACCCGAGCTGGCAGAACCGCGACCGCTTCGTGCTCTCCTCCGGCCACGCCTCGGCGCTGCTCTACACGCTGCTGCACCTGTACGGCTACGGCCTGACGATGGACGACCTGAAGCAGTTCCGTCAGTGGGGCTCCAAGACCCCCGGCCACCCCGAGTACCGCCATACCGCGGGCGTGGAAACCACGACCGGCCCGCTGGGCCAGGGCGTGGCGAACGCCGTCGGCTTCGCGATGGCCGAGGCGCACCTGGCGGCGAAGTTCAACCGCCCGGGCTATGAGATCGTGAACCACTATACCTACGCGGTCTGCGGCGACGGGTGCATGATGGAGGGCATCTCCTCCGAGGCGGCTTCGCTGGCGGGCACGCTGGGCCTTGGCAAGCTGATCCTGCTGTACGACGACAACGAGATTTCCATCGAGGGCGACACGGACATCGCCATGCGCGAGGACGTGCCCGCGCGCTTTAGCGCCTACGGCTGGCACGTGCAGAAGGTTTCGGACGGAAACGACGCGGACGAGATCGCCGCGGCGGTCGAGGCGGCGAAGCAGGACGCGCGCCCCTCGCTGATCGTGGTGCCGACGGTCATCGGCTACGGCTGCCCGGCCAAGGCGGGCAAGGCGAGCGCGCACGGCGAACCGCTGGGCGAAGAAAACCTCGCCGCGACGAAGGCGTTCCTCGGCATGCCGCAGGAGAGCTTCGCCGTGGAGGACGCGGTCTACGCGCACGCGGCGGAAAAGATCGCCCAGGGCGCGCAGGACGAAGCCGAATGGGACGCGCTGTTTGCCCGCTACGCGGCGGAATATCCGGAGCTCGCGAAGGAATGGGCGCTCTGGCACGCGGACAAGCTGCCGGTCGACATCGAGGCGGAAGCGGACCTGTGGCGGTACGAGGGGCCGGCGGCGACGCGTGCGACCTCCGGCACGGCGCTCAACAAGCTGAGCCAGATGGTGCCCAACTTCTTCGGCGGCTCCGCCGACCTGGCGCCCTCCAACAAGAGCGACATCAAGGGCGCGGGCGACTTCTCCAGGGAGAATTACGCGGGCGGCAACATCCACTTCGGCGTGCGCGAGCACGCGATGGCCGCGATCTGCAACGGCATCGCCCTGCACGGCGGGCTTCGCGCCTACGCGGCGACCTTCTTCGTGTTCAGCGATTACATGAAGAACGCTATGCGCATGAGCGCGCTGATGAAGATTCCGGTCACCTACATCCTCACGCACGATTCCATCGGCGTGGGCGAGGACGGCCCGACGCACGAGCCGGTGGAGCACCTGGCGGGCCTGCGCGCGGTGCCGGACCTGCTGGTCTTCCGCCCTGCGGACGGCAAGGAGACTACCGCGGGCTGGGAGGTCGCGCTGCAAAACGGCCTGCCGACCTGCCTGGTGCTCACGCGCCAGAACCTGCCGCAGTACGAGGGCAGCGGCAAGGCGGCCCTGAAGGGCGGCTACGTGCTCGCGGACAGCGAGAAGGCGACGCCGGACGTGATCTTGATGGCCTCCGGCTCCGAGGTGGAGCAGGTGATGGGCGCGCGCGAGCTGCTGCGCGCAAAGGGCGTGGACGCGCGCGTGGTGTCGATGCCCTGCATGGAGCTGTTCGACGCGCAGGACGCGGCCTACAGGGAGCGCGTGCTGCCCTCCGCCGTGCGCGCGCGCGTGGCGATGGAAGCGGGCGTTTCGATGCCCTGGTATAAGTACGTCGGCATGGACGGCGCGGTGATCGGGCTGGATCACTACGGCGCTTCGGCTCCGGCGAAGGTACTGTTCGAGCAGTTCGGCTTCACGGCCGAGCACGCCTGCGAGGAAGCGCTGCGGGTGCTGGGCAGGTCATAA
- a CDS encoding ABC-2 family transporter protein codes for MKIYLRYLSIHLKSQMQYRTSFLLTVVGQFLTSFTAFLGVYFMMTRFHAVQGFSFSEVLLCFAVVLMAFSLAECFVRGFDTFAQMIGNGEFDRILVRPRNEVFQVLASKVELSKVGRLLQALLIFCYALPASGVAWTADRVGVLALMVLCGTAVFSGLFVLYAGLCFFTTDGLEFMNIFTDGGREFGMYPLSVYGESVLRLLTFTVPLALFQYYPLLYLTGRQQSLLNALCPLLSLWFLLPCYGVWRLGMRHYRSTGS; via the coding sequence ATGAAAATCTACCTTCGATACCTGTCCATCCACCTCAAGAGCCAGATGCAGTACCGGACCTCCTTTCTCCTCACCGTCGTGGGGCAGTTTCTGACCTCGTTCACCGCCTTTTTAGGCGTGTACTTCATGATGACCCGCTTTCACGCCGTGCAGGGCTTTTCGTTCAGCGAGGTGCTGCTCTGCTTCGCGGTGGTGCTGATGGCCTTTTCCCTCGCGGAGTGCTTCGTGCGCGGATTCGACACGTTCGCGCAGATGATCGGCAACGGCGAGTTCGACCGCATCCTGGTGCGCCCCCGAAACGAGGTCTTTCAGGTGCTCGCCTCCAAGGTCGAGCTGTCGAAGGTGGGCAGGCTTTTGCAGGCGCTGCTGATCTTCTGCTACGCGCTGCCCGCAAGCGGCGTCGCGTGGACGGCGGACCGGGTGGGCGTGCTCGCGCTGATGGTGCTCTGCGGCACGGCGGTCTTTTCGGGGCTGTTCGTGCTGTACGCGGGGCTGTGCTTCTTCACGACCGACGGGCTGGAGTTCATGAACATCTTCACGGACGGCGGCCGGGAGTTCGGCATGTACCCGCTTTCCGTCTACGGCGAAAGCGTGCTGCGCCTGCTCACGTTCACCGTGCCGCTGGCACTGTTTCAGTATTATCCGCTGCTCTACCTGACGGGCAGGCAGCAAAGCCTGCTGAACGCGCTGTGCCCGCTGCTTTCCCTCTGGTTTCTGCTGCCCTGCTACGGCGTGTGGCGGCTGGGCATGCGCCACTACCGCTCCACGGGCTCGTGA
- a CDS encoding GNAT family N-acetyltransferase produces the protein MNRNSIRERLTLKHVTKEHLTQFNALLRYAFQVTDKELKSIGWDEEEIRQSKSPVLDRANVIGWFDGDKLASQIAVYPMKVNIHGRIYDMGGITGVATYPEYTKMGLMHALVRRVLEEMRENRQTISFLYPYSIPFYRKMGWEIISDKMSYTIKDTQLPKFVDVPGMVERVSDNHPDYLELHDRYTRQRHGMLLRDDLAWEEYWRWDTDDIVVALYYDQEHVAQGYVVYLLEEDVFKIKELIYLSQEARHGLWNYVGAHFSMIEKVKGYNYTNEPMAFLLEDSEIYESIRPYFMARIVDFERFILDYPFAMRPSGRKLHFFLEDPMAEWNRGDFSVTWDDEGNTVCQRDCTEGLNVALSIRTLCTMLMGYRRPSYLRRIEKITACDTAIRLLEGIIPLEQPYFSDYF, from the coding sequence ATGAACAGAAACAGCATCCGGGAAAGGCTTACCCTGAAGCACGTGACGAAGGAGCACCTGACGCAGTTCAACGCGCTGCTGCGCTATGCGTTTCAGGTTACGGATAAAGAGCTCAAGAGCATCGGCTGGGATGAAGAGGAGATTCGCCAGTCGAAATCGCCCGTCCTAGACCGGGCGAACGTGATCGGCTGGTTTGACGGGGACAAGCTGGCCTCGCAGATCGCGGTGTATCCCATGAAGGTGAACATCCACGGCAGGATTTACGACATGGGCGGCATCACGGGCGTGGCGACCTACCCCGAATACACCAAGATGGGCCTGATGCACGCACTGGTGCGCCGCGTGCTGGAGGAGATGCGCGAAAACCGCCAGACCATCTCCTTCCTGTACCCGTATTCCATCCCCTTCTACCGCAAGATGGGCTGGGAGATCATCTCCGACAAGATGAGCTACACCATCAAGGACACGCAGCTTCCCAAGTTCGTGGACGTGCCTGGCATGGTGGAGCGCGTCAGCGACAACCACCCCGACTACCTGGAGCTGCACGACCGCTATACGCGCCAGCGCCATGGCATGCTGCTGCGCGACGACCTCGCGTGGGAGGAATACTGGCGCTGGGACACGGACGACATCGTCGTCGCGCTCTACTACGACCAGGAGCACGTGGCGCAGGGCTATGTGGTCTACCTGCTCGAGGAGGACGTCTTCAAGATCAAGGAGCTGATCTACCTGAGCCAGGAGGCGCGCCACGGCCTGTGGAACTACGTGGGCGCGCACTTCTCGATGATCGAAAAGGTCAAGGGCTACAACTACACCAACGAGCCCATGGCCTTTCTGCTGGAGGACAGCGAGATCTACGAGAGCATCCGCCCCTACTTCATGGCGCGCATCGTGGACTTCGAGCGCTTCATCCTCGACTACCCGTTCGCCATGCGGCCCAGCGGGCGCAAGCTGCACTTTTTCCTCGAAGACCCCATGGCCGAGTGGAACCGGGGCGACTTCTCCGTCACCTGGGACGACGAGGGCAACACCGTCTGCCAGCGGGACTGCACCGAGGGCCTCAACGTTGCGCTCTCCATCCGCACGCTGTGCACGATGCTCATGGGCTACAGGCGGCCCTCGTACCTGCGCCGCATCGAAAAAATCACCGCCTGCGACACGGCCATCCGCCTGCTCGAAGGGATCATCCCGCTAGAGCAGCCGTACTTCTCCGATTACTTTTAA
- a CDS encoding AlkZ-related protein: MRVTTYGQMLELLSQMGFMSFGGGAGLPSLEAATDPAAWHRGDELDPWDWKDRIARERDGAYARVFRGRAALISPAWYPVFRAAFETHDDLEARYLAGNLDPMTRRVFRCFEERAAWPRHELTARLRVGKAEKSRFEAALSRLQGEMRITPSGTVPKLAPSGEEMGWPSIEYTRVDAWMPGEWGACGLSQGEARARIAGRMRALSPEMDAKAIRRLTGGE, translated from the coding sequence GTGCGCGTCACGACCTACGGGCAAATGCTGGAGCTGCTCTCGCAGATGGGCTTCATGAGCTTCGGCGGAGGCGCCGGGCTGCCGTCGCTGGAGGCGGCGACCGATCCCGCCGCCTGGCATCGCGGGGACGAGCTGGATCCCTGGGACTGGAAGGACCGCATCGCGCGGGAGCGGGACGGCGCCTATGCGCGCGTCTTCCGGGGGCGCGCGGCGCTGATCTCGCCCGCGTGGTACCCGGTGTTCCGCGCGGCGTTTGAGACGCACGACGATCTGGAGGCGCGCTACCTTGCGGGGAACCTGGATCCCATGACGCGAAGGGTCTTTCGATGCTTTGAGGAGCGCGCGGCCTGGCCGCGCCACGAGCTGACCGCGCGTCTTCGCGTGGGAAAGGCGGAGAAGTCCCGTTTTGAAGCGGCGCTTTCGCGTCTTCAGGGGGAAATGCGCATCACGCCCAGCGGCACCGTGCCGAAGCTCGCGCCGAGCGGCGAGGAGATGGGCTGGCCGTCCATCGAGTACACGAGGGTGGACGCCTGGATGCCGGGGGAATGGGGCGCGTGCGGCCTTTCGCAAGGCGAGGCGCGCGCAAGGATCGCCGGGCGGATGCGCGCGCTCAGCCCGGAGATGGACGCAAAGGCGATACGCCGGCTGACCGGCGGGGAATAA
- a CDS encoding CNNM domain-containing protein: MGSGILIGTLLVLVALSAYFSATETAFSSLNRIRIKNMASDGDKRAQLVLNLSQDYDKLLSTILIGNNIVNITSASLATVLFVGWLGDAGVSLSTVIMTVVVLVFGEISPKSLAKESPEKFAMLSAPVMRVLIVLFTPLNFLFSQWKRLLSRVFHTDDSPGMTEEELLTIVEEAQQEGGIDEQESELIRSAIGFNDLKAVDIFTPRVDVTAVSKEATLDEIADTFADTGYSRLPVYEESIDDIVGIIHHKDFFNDVVKGGHPLDSVIKPATFITQSIKIAELLRMLQKNKSHMAVITDEFGGTVGIVTMEDILEELVGEIWDEHDEVVEPIQQLSEDTWRIVGSEELHKVEELFDLSDESEASTVGGWVLERMGRIPQEGDAFEYGNLSVTVTKTDARRVLEILVRRLTEAENAQAAAQA; encoded by the coding sequence ATGGGCAGTGGCATATTGATCGGCACGCTTCTCGTGCTGGTGGCTTTATCCGCGTACTTTTCAGCGACGGAGACGGCGTTTTCATCCCTGAACCGAATACGGATCAAAAACATGGCGTCCGACGGCGACAAGCGGGCGCAGCTGGTACTCAATTTGTCGCAGGACTACGACAAGCTGCTTTCGACCATCCTGATCGGCAACAACATCGTGAACATCACCTCCGCGTCGCTCGCGACGGTGCTGTTCGTCGGGTGGCTGGGCGACGCGGGCGTCTCCCTTTCCACGGTCATCATGACGGTGGTGGTGCTCGTCTTCGGCGAGATATCGCCCAAGAGCCTGGCCAAGGAATCCCCGGAGAAGTTCGCGATGCTCTCCGCGCCCGTGATGCGCGTGCTGATCGTGCTCTTCACCCCCCTCAACTTCCTCTTTTCCCAGTGGAAGCGCCTGCTCTCGCGCGTGTTTCACACGGACGACAGCCCCGGCATGACCGAGGAGGAGCTGCTCACCATCGTGGAGGAAGCGCAGCAGGAGGGCGGCATCGACGAACAGGAGAGCGAGCTCATCCGCAGCGCCATCGGCTTCAACGACCTCAAGGCGGTGGACATCTTCACGCCCCGCGTGGACGTGACCGCCGTGTCCAAGGAAGCGACGCTGGACGAGATCGCAGACACGTTCGCGGACACGGGCTATTCGCGCCTGCCGGTGTACGAGGAATCGATCGACGACATCGTGGGCATCATCCACCACAAGGACTTTTTCAACGACGTGGTCAAGGGCGGGCATCCGCTCGATTCGGTCATCAAGCCCGCGACGTTCATCACGCAGTCCATCAAGATCGCGGAGCTGCTGCGCATGCTGCAAAAGAACAAGTCGCACATGGCGGTCATCACCGACGAGTTCGGCGGCACGGTCGGCATCGTGACCATGGAGGACATCCTGGAGGAACTGGTGGGCGAGATCTGGGACGAGCACGACGAGGTCGTGGAGCCCATTCAGCAGCTTTCGGAGGACACCTGGCGCATCGTCGGCAGCGAGGAGCTGCACAAGGTCGAGGAGCTGTTCGACCTGAGCGACGAGAGCGAGGCGAGCACGGTCGGCGGCTGGGTGCTGGAGCGCATGGGCCGCATCCCGCAGGAGGGCGACGCGTTCGAGTACGGCAATCTGTCGGTCACGGTCACGAAGACGGACGCCCGGCGCGTGCTGGAAATCCTCGTGCGGCGCCTGACGGAGGCGGAGAACGCACAGGCGGCCGCGCAGGCATAA
- a CDS encoding ABC transporter permease encodes MKKYLSFFRIRFSAGLQYRAAAAAGVATQFAWGAMEILLFRAFYQASPADFPMGLSQLSAYIWLQQAFLALFAPWIFDNEIFEIITRGNIAYELSRPLDLYGMWFTKNIALRLSRAVLRCAPILVVAAFLPAPYGMSLPDGAAAFSMFLLTMALAALLVNAFCMLVYIATFYTLNPLGIRIVALSLTEFLTGGIIPLPFLPDRVRHIVELTPFAGMQNLPFRIYSGNIAGAEMARAVCLQVFWLAALLALGVGLMRVSLRRVVVQGG; translated from the coding sequence ATGAAAAAGTATCTGAGCTTTTTCCGCATCCGCTTTTCCGCGGGGCTCCAATACCGCGCCGCAGCCGCCGCGGGCGTGGCGACCCAGTTCGCGTGGGGCGCGATGGAAATCCTGCTGTTTCGCGCGTTTTATCAGGCCAGCCCCGCCGACTTCCCCATGGGGCTTTCGCAGCTTTCGGCCTACATTTGGCTGCAGCAGGCGTTTCTGGCGCTGTTCGCCCCCTGGATTTTCGACAACGAAATCTTTGAAATCATCACGCGCGGCAACATCGCCTACGAGCTTTCGCGTCCGCTCGACCTGTACGGCATGTGGTTTACGAAGAACATCGCCCTGCGGCTCAGCCGCGCGGTGCTGCGCTGCGCGCCGATCCTCGTCGTGGCGGCGTTTTTGCCCGCGCCCTACGGCATGTCGCTGCCGGACGGCGCGGCGGCGTTTTCCATGTTCCTTCTGACGATGGCGCTCGCCGCGCTGCTGGTCAACGCCTTTTGCATGCTGGTGTACATCGCCACGTTCTACACGCTCAACCCGCTGGGCATCCGCATCGTCGCGCTGTCGCTGACCGAATTTCTGACCGGCGGAATCATTCCGCTGCCCTTCCTGCCGGATCGGGTGCGGCACATCGTGGAGCTGACGCCGTTTGCGGGCATGCAGAACCTGCCCTTTCGCATCTACAGCGGCAACATCGCGGGCGCGGAGATGGCGCGCGCGGTGTGCCTGCAGGTGTTTTGGCTCGCGGCGCTGCTGGCGCTCGGCGTTGGGCTGATGCGCGTCTCGCTGCGCCGCGTCGTCGTACAGGGAGGCTGA
- the dusB gene encoding tRNA dihydrouridine synthase DusB produces the protein MYIGKVHLKGNVFLAPMAGVTDYPFRLLCREMGCALTYTEMVSAKGMLLAPPGNRAARELLLTSPQEGPVALQLFGKEPELMAEAARRLTQSGRFCLVDLNMGCPAPKIAGSGEGSGLLRDPDLAVAVAAAVVRAVDLPVTVKLRMGWDEEHAVYESLGRRLEDAGVMALTLHARTRRQFYAGSADWEAVARLKRAVKIPVIGNGDILSLADAARRMRETGCDAVMVGRGAMGNPWLFAGREPAAQERVQTALRHARMLLALKGEAVAMREMRKHIAWYVRGLKGAARIRERANGATTYEALRECLLGQW, from the coding sequence ATGTACATCGGAAAAGTGCACCTCAAAGGAAACGTATTTCTGGCGCCCATGGCAGGCGTGACGGACTATCCGTTCCGCCTGCTTTGTCGTGAGATGGGCTGCGCGCTCACCTATACGGAGATGGTCAGCGCCAAGGGCATGCTGCTTGCGCCCCCCGGCAACCGGGCCGCGCGCGAGCTGCTGCTCACGTCGCCTCAGGAAGGGCCGGTCGCCCTGCAGCTCTTCGGCAAGGAGCCTGAATTGATGGCGGAGGCCGCGAGGCGGCTGACGCAGAGCGGGCGCTTTTGCCTGGTGGATCTCAACATGGGCTGCCCCGCGCCCAAAATAGCGGGCAGCGGCGAGGGAAGCGGCCTGCTGCGCGACCCGGACCTCGCGGTCGCCGTCGCCGCGGCGGTGGTCAGGGCGGTCGACCTGCCGGTGACGGTCAAGCTGCGCATGGGCTGGGACGAGGAGCACGCCGTCTACGAGTCGCTCGGGCGGCGGCTGGAGGACGCGGGCGTCATGGCGCTGACGCTGCACGCGCGCACGCGCAGGCAGTTTTACGCGGGCAGCGCCGACTGGGAAGCCGTCGCCCGCTTAAAGCGCGCGGTGAAAATCCCGGTCATCGGAAACGGCGACATTTTGTCGCTCGCGGACGCCGCGCGCAGGATGCGGGAGACGGGCTGCGACGCGGTGATGGTAGGGCGCGGGGCGATGGGCAATCCCTGGCTCTTCGCGGGCCGCGAGCCTGCGGCGCAGGAGCGCGTGCAGACGGCGCTTCGCCACGCGCGCATGCTGCTGGCATTAAAGGGCGAGGCGGTCGCCATGCGGGAAATGCGAAAGCACATCGCCTGGTACGTGCGGGGGCTGAAGGGCGCCGCGCGCATCCGCGAGCGGGCTAACGGCGCCACGACCTACGAGGCGCTGCGCGAATGCCTGCTGGGTCAGTGGTAA
- the lysS gene encoding lysine--tRNA ligase, protein MDEQNTPLEAASRELSEQEQIRRAKLQRLVEEGRDPYKLTRYDRTHTSEEIVSGYEALEGKEVSIAGRMVSRRIMGKASFAHLLDGKGDIQFYARRDDVGEEAYAEFKTYDIGDLVGVRGTVFKTKTGEISVHASEITLLCKSLKPLPEKWNGLRDTDLRYRQRYVDMIVNPEVRDTFIKRSLIIRHIREFLDARGFLEVDTPVLHTLEIGADARPFITHHNTLDIDMYLRIETELYLKRLIVGGFEKVYEVGRIFRNEGMDTRHNPEFTSVELYQAFADYNDVMRLVEELYAYVTEKVCGTLKVPYQGKEIDMTAPWPRITMADAVKKYSGLDFHAWQTDEQARLEVSQKGVHVEKNATRGDCLAACFDEFVEHELIQPTFITDYPVEISPLAKRKIGEPGITERFEFFINGGEYGNAFTELNDPIDQRARFERQAAAKRAQGVNAQVDEDFINALEYGMPPTGGLGFGVDRLVMLLTDSASIRDVLLFPTMKPREL, encoded by the coding sequence ATGGACGAACAGAACACGCCCCTCGAAGCGGCTTCGCGGGAACTGAGCGAGCAGGAACAGATTCGCCGCGCGAAGCTGCAGCGCCTCGTAGAAGAAGGGCGCGACCCCTATAAGCTGACCCGTTACGACCGCACGCATACCTCAGAGGAAATCGTCTCCGGCTACGAGGCGCTCGAGGGCAAGGAAGTTTCCATTGCCGGGCGCATGGTCTCGCGGCGCATCATGGGCAAGGCCTCCTTTGCGCACCTGCTGGACGGCAAAGGGGACATCCAGTTCTACGCGCGCCGCGACGACGTGGGCGAAGAGGCCTACGCGGAGTTCAAGACCTACGACATCGGCGATCTGGTGGGCGTTCGCGGCACGGTCTTTAAGACCAAGACGGGCGAAATTTCGGTGCACGCGAGCGAGATCACGCTGCTGTGCAAGTCCTTAAAGCCCCTGCCTGAAAAGTGGAACGGCCTCAGGGACACCGACCTGCGTTACCGCCAGCGCTACGTGGACATGATCGTCAACCCCGAGGTGCGCGATACGTTCATCAAGCGTTCGCTGATCATCCGGCACATCCGCGAGTTTCTCGATGCGCGCGGCTTCCTCGAGGTGGACACCCCCGTGCTGCACACGCTGGAAATCGGCGCGGACGCGCGTCCCTTCATCACCCATCACAACACGCTGGACATCGACATGTACCTGCGCATCGAGACGGAGCTCTACTTGAAGCGCCTGATCGTGGGCGGGTTTGAGAAGGTGTACGAGGTCGGCCGCATCTTCCGAAACGAGGGCATGGACACGCGCCACAACCCGGAATTCACCTCCGTGGAGCTGTATCAGGCCTTTGCGGATTACAACGACGTCATGCGGCTGGTCGAGGAACTGTACGCGTACGTCACCGAAAAGGTGTGCGGCACGCTCAAGGTTCCCTATCAGGGCAAGGAGATCGACATGACCGCGCCCTGGCCGCGCATCACCATGGCCGACGCGGTCAAGAAGTACAGCGGACTGGACTTCCATGCCTGGCAGACGGACGAGCAGGCGCGTCTGGAGGTATCCCAAAAGGGCGTGCACGTGGAGAAGAACGCCACGCGCGGCGACTGCCTCGCGGCGTGCTTCGACGAATTCGTCGAGCACGAGCTCATCCAGCCTACCTTTATCACCGACTATCCGGTGGAAATTTCTCCGCTCGCCAAGCGCAAGATCGGCGAGCCGGGCATCACGGAACGCTTCGAGTTCTTCATCAACGGCGGCGAGTACGGCAATGCCTTTACCGAGCTGAACGATCCCATCGACCAGCGGGCGCGCTTTGAGCGCCAGGCTGCCGCGAAGCGCGCGCAGGGCGTCAACGCGCAGGTCGACGAGGACTTCATCAACGCGCTCGAGTACGGCATGCCCCCGACGGGCGGCCTGGGTTTCGGCGTCGATCGCCTGGTGATGCTGCTCACCGACTCGGCGTCCATCCGCGACGTCCTGCTGTTCCCGACGATGAAGCCGCGCGAACTCTGA
- a CDS encoding ATP-binding cassette domain-containing protein: MIELSGINKTFRVARRDAGFGRAVKALFHREYTRIEALRDVSFKIGDGEMVGYIGPNGAGKSSTIKVMSGILTPDSGTCVIDGRTPWKERREHVAHIGVVFGQRSQLWWDVPVIDSMELLRDIYRVDERTFRRNLDELTQMLNLSQILRTPARQLSLGQRMRCEIAASLVHSPRILFLDEPTIGLDAVSKLAVRDFVRRINRERGTTVILTTHDMQDIEALVERILLIGKGRILLDGSLESLKARYSQKRTLTITYGTGAVVPVPGMRVLSDEQGRAAVEVDTQTLAVSGAIEAISRTAEIQDLSVTGSSAEEMVARLYEDFHI, encoded by the coding sequence GTGATCGAGCTTTCGGGGATCAACAAGACGTTCCGGGTGGCCCGCCGGGACGCGGGCTTCGGCCGGGCGGTCAAGGCGCTGTTCCACCGCGAGTACACGCGGATCGAGGCGCTGCGGGACGTGTCCTTCAAAATCGGGGACGGCGAGATGGTGGGCTACATCGGCCCCAACGGCGCGGGAAAGTCCAGCACCATCAAGGTCATGAGCGGCATCCTGACGCCGGACAGCGGAACATGCGTGATCGACGGCCGGACGCCCTGGAAGGAGCGCCGCGAGCACGTGGCGCACATCGGCGTGGTGTTCGGCCAGCGGAGCCAGCTCTGGTGGGACGTGCCCGTGATCGACAGCATGGAGCTGCTGCGCGACATCTATCGCGTGGACGAAAGGACATTCCGGCGGAATCTGGACGAGCTGACGCAGATGCTGAACCTTTCGCAGATCCTCAGGACGCCCGCGCGCCAGCTCTCGCTGGGCCAGCGCATGCGCTGTGAAATCGCCGCTTCGCTGGTGCACAGCCCGCGCATCCTCTTCCTGGACGAGCCGACGATCGGTTTGGACGCCGTCTCCAAGCTCGCGGTGCGCGACTTCGTGCGCCGCATCAACCGCGAGCGCGGCACCACCGTCATCCTCACCACGCACGACATGCAGGACATCGAGGCGCTGGTCGAGCGCATCCTGCTCATCGGCAAAGGGCGCATCCTGCTGGACGGCTCGCTGGAATCGCTGAAGGCGCGCTATTCGCAAAAGCGCACCCTCACGATCACCTACGGCACGGGCGCCGTCGTGCCCGTGCCGGGCATGCGGGTGCTGAGCGACGAGCAGGGCCGCGCCGCGGTGGAGGTGGACACGCAGACGCTCGCCGTCTCCGGGGCGATCGAGGCGATCTCGCGCACGGCGGAGATTCAGGACCTTTCCGTGACCGGCTCCTCTGCGGAGGAAATGGTCGCGCGGCTCTACGAGGACTTCCACATATGA